In Fastidiosipila sp., a genomic segment contains:
- a CDS encoding aminotransferase class I/II-fold pyridoxal phosphate-dependent enzyme, producing the protein MRGRYALDQKQAPLYEALVEFRKRRMVSFDVPGHKQGRGNEELTAFLGKQCLSVDVNAMKMLDSLIHPSGVIADAQQLAADAFGADSCFFLVNGTTSAVQAMILSSCSPGDKIIMPRNVHRSAINALILSRAVPVYVNPSVNQKLGIPLGMAVEDVASAIGAHPDAKAILVNNPTYYGVCADLKTLVELGHASGMRVLVDEAHGTHFYFSEELPLSGMEAGADMSAVSLHKTGGSLTQSSLLLLGQGVRNERGYIGQIINLTQTTSASYLLLASLDITRRNLALRGRSIYRRVIDYADYARNEINAIGGFDAFGAEKCDGRAFFAFDTCKLPVHTRAMGLSGVEVYDLLRDDYDIQIEFGDLHNFLAILSVGDRPVGIERLIAALADIRFTHGCEPASDLVSEYITPCVAMTPAEAFYSSSESLPFETSLGRIAAESVMCYPPGIPILAPGECVTQEALEYIRYAREMGSRMTGTEDPAVEHLQVVIE; encoded by the coding sequence ATCCGAGGCCGCTACGCCCTTGACCAAAAACAGGCTCCGCTTTACGAGGCTCTTGTCGAATTTCGCAAGCGGCGCATGGTTTCTTTTGATGTGCCCGGTCACAAGCAGGGGCGGGGCAACGAAGAGTTGACGGCATTTTTGGGCAAACAATGCCTGTCAGTTGATGTCAACGCCATGAAAATGCTGGATTCCCTTATCCACCCGTCCGGTGTCATTGCGGACGCACAGCAATTGGCCGCAGATGCCTTTGGCGCGGACAGCTGCTTTTTTTTAGTCAACGGAACCACCTCGGCGGTCCAAGCCATGATCCTTTCCTCCTGTTCACCGGGCGACAAGATCATCATGCCGCGAAATGTCCATCGGAGCGCCATCAATGCCCTGATCTTGTCGCGGGCTGTTCCGGTCTATGTCAACCCCTCGGTCAACCAGAAACTGGGCATTCCCCTGGGCATGGCCGTCGAGGATGTCGCGTCCGCCATTGGAGCGCATCCGGATGCCAAAGCCATCCTGGTCAACAACCCGACCTATTACGGTGTGTGTGCCGATCTCAAGACCCTGGTCGAGCTGGGGCACGCTTCAGGCATGCGGGTCCTGGTGGACGAAGCCCACGGCACCCACTTCTATTTCTCAGAAGAGCTGCCCCTGTCAGGCATGGAAGCCGGGGCTGACATGAGCGCCGTTTCCCTGCACAAAACAGGCGGCTCGCTGACACAAAGCTCCCTTTTGCTGCTGGGTCAGGGTGTGAGAAACGAGCGCGGCTACATAGGCCAGATCATCAATCTGACCCAGACGACCAGCGCATCCTACCTACTTTTGGCTTCGCTTGATATTACCCGCCGGAATCTTGCGCTGCGCGGCCGGTCGATTTACCGGCGTGTCATTGACTATGCCGATTACGCAAGAAATGAGATCAATGCAATCGGCGGATTCGACGCCTTCGGGGCGGAAAAGTGCGATGGCCGGGCCTTTTTCGCTTTTGATACCTGCAAGCTTCCCGTTCATACAAGGGCTATGGGACTGTCGGGTGTGGAAGTCTACGACCTGCTTCGCGACGACTACGACATCCAGATCGAGTTTGGCGATCTTCACAACTTTCTGGCCATCTTGTCTGTCGGTGACAGGCCAGTTGGGATTGAACGCCTGATTGCTGCCCTGGCTGACATCCGTTTTACGCATGGCTGTGAGCCGGCAAGCGACCTGGTCAGTGAATACATAACACCCTGTGTTGCCATGACGCCGGCTGAAGCTTTCTATTCATCGTCTGAAAGCCTGCCTTTCGAGACCAGCCTGGGCCGGATTGCAGCGGAGTCGGTCATGTGCTATCCGCCCGGTATCCCCATCCTGGCGCCAGGCGAATGCGTGACGCAGGAAGCACTTGAATACATTCGCTACGCCAGGGAAATGGGCAGCAGGATGACGGGGACAGAGGATCCTGCCGTCGAGCACCTGCAAGTCGTTATTGAATAG
- the speD gene encoding adenosylmethionine decarboxylase — protein sequence MEKNLQLYGFNNLTKSLSFNIYDISYARTDREKAEYIEYIDEQYNSERLTRILRNLTEIIGAHILNLSKQDYEPQGASVNILIADGPLLETEIDPTNNRGILEVPPASITAHLDTSHVSVHTFPESHPSRPVSTFRVDIDVSTCGRVTPLAALDYLIASFDSDIISVDYRVRGFTRDTAGRKYFLDYPVRSIQDFIGPETLSRYNAMDVNVYHSNLFHTRMMVRDIDLDDYIFSFDLDQLTEGERDEIRFALEREMLEIYNGSNIFE from the coding sequence GTGGAAAAAAATTTGCAGCTATACGGGTTTAACAACCTGACCAAGTCACTGAGCTTCAATATCTATGATATATCGTACGCCCGCACGGATCGTGAGAAGGCGGAGTACATTGAATACATTGACGAGCAATACAACTCAGAGCGGTTGACAAGGATTCTGCGCAATCTGACTGAAATTATCGGGGCCCATATCCTTAATCTGTCCAAGCAGGATTATGAACCCCAAGGCGCCTCGGTCAATATCCTGATCGCAGACGGCCCGCTTCTGGAAACAGAGATTGACCCGACCAACAACCGGGGGATCCTGGAAGTTCCCCCGGCCAGCATCACGGCCCACCTGGACACCAGCCATGTATCAGTCCATACCTTTCCCGAGTCGCACCCCAGCCGCCCGGTCTCCACTTTCAGGGTGGACATCGACGTATCGACCTGCGGCCGGGTCACCCCGCTGGCCGCTCTCGACTACCTGATCGCCAGCTTCGATTCAGACATTATCTCGGTCGACTACCGGGTGAGGGGGTTCACCCGGGACACCGCCGGCAGGAAGTACTTTCTCGATTATCCCGTCCGTTCCATCCAGGACTTCATCGGCCCGGAGACTCTCAGCCGCTACAATGCCATGGACGTCAACGTCTATCACTCCAATTTGTTTCATACCCGGATGATGGTCCGCGACATTGATCTGGACGACTACATCTTCAGCTTTGATCTTGACCAGCTGACGGAAGGGGAGCGGGACGAGATCCGTTTCGCCCTGGAGCGCGAGATGCTCGAGATCTATAACGGGAGCAACATCTTTGAGTAA
- a CDS encoding NAD(P)H-dependent oxidoreductase has protein sequence MKILIVTGSISQQSNNKRIARWFDKNYGDTVEITHFPLETIPMYNMDIELDPPAEIVEMRRHFQEADGIVMITPEYNHSVPGVLKNLIDWASRSRQAIKGKLIFMLGGSTGRFGTIRAQMHLTQILAAPGVEAILFTRQLQIGRVHEKFSPEGDCLDPTTEKYLKRGMDEFIAALA, from the coding sequence ATGAAAATCTTAATCGTGACGGGCAGCATCAGCCAGCAATCCAACAACAAGCGCATCGCGCGCTGGTTTGACAAAAACTACGGCGACACCGTCGAAATCACGCATTTTCCGCTTGAAACAATCCCCATGTATAACATGGATATCGAATTGGATCCGCCGGCGGAGATCGTCGAAATGCGCCGTCATTTCCAGGAAGCGGACGGAATTGTCATGATCACGCCGGAGTACAACCATTCGGTTCCAGGTGTCTTAAAAAATCTGATTGACTGGGCATCGCGCAGCAGACAGGCCATCAAGGGCAAATTGATCTTCATGCTGGGAGGCAGCACAGGCCGTTTCGGGACCATACGCGCCCAGATGCATCTGACCCAGATCCTGGCCGCACCGGGAGTGGAGGCCATCCTGTTTACAAGACAGCTGCAGATCGGCCGGGTCCATGAAAAATTCTCGCCCGAGGGCGACTGCCTCGATCCGACGACAGAGAAATACCTGAAGCGGGGAATGGACGAGTTTATCGCCGCCCTGGCCTAA